In Opitutaceae bacterium TAV5, one genomic interval encodes:
- a CDS encoding 3-phosphoglycerate dehydrogenase (catalyzes the formation of 3-phosphonooxypyruvate from 3-phospho-D-glycerate in serine biosynthesis; can also reduce alpha ketoglutarate to form 2-hydroxyglutarate) → MKILVADKISPKGVAFLRQQTGFEVVEAYGSSPEKVLELVRDVHAIAVRSETKITREVIAAAPLLKVVGRAGVGVDNVDVEAATERGVVVMNTPAGNTIATAELTFTHILCGSRPVAQAAASMREGKWDRKAFSGVELFKKTLGIIGMGRIGGEVAKRAVAFGMKVLAYDPYLAPSRAKAMQVEVATLDDILAQADYITVHMPLTDDTKYMIDEAALAKCRKGVRLFNCARGGIIKESALIAALKSGHVAAAGLDVYEDEPLAKDSELRTLPNVVLTPHLGASTAEAQESVGIEIAEQITDVLRTGAIRNAVNMPSVDAATAQTLRPYIELGTRLGTLVQQIAPQQIAKVRVLYHGKMVELDANAVTRAIQHGFLRRISGDEVNAVNAPVFFQRLGIDFEVIKTSDVADYTELMAVEAITPAGEVFSARGTLIGKNNEPRIVGINGREVEVAAEGQLLVLENIDKPGMVGTVGTLLGNDGVNIADMSLTRLILGGTAYMVVRVDHEPSATAREALKKNPLIKSAKFVQL, encoded by the coding sequence ATGAAAATCCTGGTCGCCGACAAGATCTCACCCAAGGGAGTCGCCTTTTTGCGTCAGCAAACGGGCTTCGAAGTGGTGGAGGCTTACGGCTCTTCCCCCGAGAAAGTCCTCGAACTGGTCAGGGACGTGCATGCCATCGCCGTCCGTTCGGAAACGAAAATCACCCGCGAGGTCATCGCGGCCGCGCCCTTGCTGAAGGTTGTGGGCCGCGCCGGCGTGGGCGTTGACAACGTCGATGTCGAGGCCGCCACCGAGCGCGGTGTCGTCGTCATGAACACGCCGGCGGGCAACACCATCGCCACGGCCGAGCTGACGTTCACACACATCCTCTGCGGCTCGCGCCCGGTCGCCCAGGCCGCCGCCTCGATGCGCGAGGGCAAGTGGGACCGCAAGGCGTTCAGCGGCGTGGAGCTTTTCAAAAAGACGCTCGGCATCATCGGCATGGGCCGTATCGGTGGCGAGGTCGCCAAGCGCGCCGTCGCCTTCGGGATGAAGGTGCTCGCCTACGATCCGTACCTCGCTCCCAGCCGCGCCAAGGCCATGCAAGTGGAGGTCGCCACGCTCGACGACATCCTCGCCCAGGCCGACTACATCACCGTCCACATGCCGCTCACGGACGATACGAAGTACATGATCGACGAGGCTGCGCTGGCGAAGTGCCGGAAGGGCGTGCGCCTCTTCAACTGCGCCCGCGGCGGCATCATCAAGGAGTCGGCGCTCATCGCCGCCCTCAAGAGCGGCCACGTGGCCGCCGCCGGTCTCGATGTCTACGAGGATGAACCCCTCGCGAAGGACAGCGAACTGCGCACGCTCCCCAATGTCGTCCTCACCCCGCACCTCGGCGCTTCCACGGCCGAGGCGCAGGAATCGGTCGGCATCGAGATCGCCGAGCAGATCACCGACGTCCTCCGGACCGGCGCCATCCGCAATGCCGTCAACATGCCTTCGGTCGACGCCGCCACGGCCCAGACCCTGCGCCCCTACATCGAACTCGGCACGCGCCTCGGCACGCTCGTCCAGCAGATCGCGCCGCAGCAGATCGCCAAGGTCCGCGTGCTCTATCACGGCAAGATGGTCGAGCTCGATGCCAACGCCGTCACCCGCGCCATCCAGCACGGTTTCCTCCGCCGGATCAGCGGCGACGAGGTCAACGCCGTCAACGCCCCGGTCTTCTTCCAGCGCCTCGGCATCGATTTCGAGGTGATCAAGACCAGCGACGTGGCGGACTACACCGAGCTCATGGCCGTCGAGGCCATCACCCCGGCGGGCGAGGTGTTCAGCGCGCGCGGCACGCTCATCGGCAAGAACAACGAGCCCCGCATCGTCGGCATCAACGGCCGCGAGGTCGAAGTCGCCGCCGAGGGCCAGCTCCTCGTGCTGGAAAACATCGACAAGCCCGGCATGGTGGGCACGGTCGGCACGCTGCTCGGCAACGACGGCGTCAACATCGCCGACATGTCGCTCACCCGCCTCATCCTCGGCGGCACCGCCTACATGGTGGTGCGCGTCGACCACGAGCCCAGCGCCACCGCGCGCGAGGCGCTCAAGAAAAACCCGCTGATCAAATCGGCCAAGTTCGTGCAACTGTGA
- a CDS encoding glycerol-3-phosphate acyltransferase: MLLPATLAAVIGYFLGALPFGYLVARSFGINIFEHGSKNPGATNVKRVLGEKFGPRGKRAGTRVFLLDAVKGALAAGWPLLILPLFHTRVLPLGTEDNWINIHTFDAGTVNAAAITGLVAALIGHSFSCFTRFRGGKGVATSAGGLFMLLPWPALIALATWGLVFRFSRYVSLASIVAAVVLPVAAWLWPWPHTPLPFALLATLIGAFVILRHRTNIKRLLSGTENRFARKT, from the coding sequence ATGCTGCTCCCCGCCACTCTCGCCGCCGTGATCGGCTACTTCCTCGGCGCCCTGCCGTTCGGGTACCTCGTGGCGCGGAGTTTCGGCATCAACATCTTCGAGCACGGCAGCAAAAACCCCGGCGCGACCAACGTGAAGCGCGTGCTCGGCGAGAAATTCGGCCCGCGCGGCAAACGCGCCGGCACCCGCGTGTTCCTGCTCGATGCGGTCAAGGGCGCGCTCGCCGCCGGCTGGCCCCTGCTGATTCTGCCCTTGTTTCACACGCGCGTGTTGCCGCTCGGCACCGAAGACAACTGGATTAACATCCACACCTTCGATGCTGGCACGGTCAACGCTGCCGCCATCACCGGCCTCGTGGCCGCGCTCATCGGTCACAGCTTTTCCTGCTTCACCCGTTTCCGCGGCGGCAAGGGCGTGGCGACCTCCGCCGGCGGCCTCTTCATGCTGCTCCCCTGGCCGGCGCTGATCGCCCTCGCCACGTGGGGGCTGGTGTTCCGGTTCTCGCGCTACGTTTCGCTGGCCTCGATCGTGGCCGCCGTCGTGCTGCCGGTCGCCGCCTGGCTCTGGCCCTGGCCGCACACGCCGCTGCCGTTCGCCCTCCTCGCCACCCTCATCGGCGCCTTTGTGATCCTGCGCCACCGCACCAACATCAAACGCCTCCTCAGCGGCACCGAAAACCGGTTCGCCAGAAAAACCTGA
- a CDS encoding homoserine dehydrogenase, with amino-acid sequence MSTTTINIGICGLGTVGQGVWKHIENARSSLETRTGVQLVLRRASVRDLKKKRAVRVPAAKLTTDPLSIATDPHIHIVCELIGGTTLAREITLAALRLGKTVVSANKALLCDHGPELLAAAQKHGGHFLFEASVAGGIPIVKAIREGLAANRFPLIYGILNGTCNYILTRMEREGLSYPAILADAKRLGYAEAEESLDVEGWDTAHKASVLAYLAHGVWVPTAKMTVEGITQITQADLQFARENGYAIKLLAVIARDITHARGGLSVRVAPALLPRTRVIANVNDVYNGVSVTGDVVGETVYIGRGAGQDPTASAVIADIVDAATRLASGLPAPKSKKQSAARAPSVPLASPESLRGSYYLRLDVKDEPGVLARVATVTARSRVSIASVSQHPGERPDAASLILTTHESNEKAIRETLARLARLDCVLSRPLLLRIHE; translated from the coding sequence ATGAGCACCACCACCATCAACATCGGCATCTGCGGACTCGGCACGGTCGGGCAGGGCGTGTGGAAACACATCGAAAACGCCCGCTCCTCGCTCGAGACCCGAACCGGCGTGCAACTCGTGCTCCGCCGCGCCTCCGTCCGCGACCTGAAGAAAAAACGCGCCGTCCGCGTCCCCGCCGCGAAGCTCACCACCGACCCGCTCTCCATCGCCACCGATCCTCATATCCACATCGTGTGCGAACTCATCGGCGGCACCACCCTCGCGCGCGAAATCACCCTCGCCGCCCTCCGCCTCGGCAAGACCGTCGTCTCTGCCAACAAGGCCCTCCTCTGCGACCACGGCCCCGAGCTTCTCGCCGCCGCGCAGAAACACGGCGGTCACTTCCTCTTCGAGGCCTCCGTCGCCGGCGGCATTCCCATCGTCAAGGCCATCCGCGAAGGGCTCGCCGCCAACCGCTTTCCGCTCATCTACGGCATCCTCAACGGCACCTGCAACTACATCCTCACGCGCATGGAGCGCGAAGGGCTCAGTTACCCGGCCATCCTTGCCGACGCCAAGCGCCTCGGTTACGCCGAGGCCGAGGAATCGCTCGACGTCGAAGGCTGGGACACCGCCCACAAGGCCTCCGTCCTCGCGTACCTCGCCCACGGCGTCTGGGTGCCTACCGCAAAAATGACGGTCGAGGGCATCACGCAGATCACGCAGGCCGACCTGCAATTCGCCCGCGAGAACGGCTACGCCATAAAACTCCTCGCCGTCATCGCCCGCGACATCACGCATGCCCGCGGCGGCCTCTCCGTGCGGGTGGCTCCCGCGCTCCTCCCGCGCACCCGGGTCATCGCCAACGTCAACGACGTCTACAACGGCGTCTCCGTCACCGGCGATGTCGTGGGCGAGACCGTCTACATCGGCCGCGGCGCCGGCCAGGATCCGACGGCCAGCGCCGTCATTGCCGACATCGTCGACGCCGCGACGCGCCTCGCGTCCGGCCTTCCCGCTCCGAAGTCCAAAAAACAGTCCGCGGCCCGCGCCCCCTCCGTTCCGCTCGCCTCGCCCGAGTCGCTCCGCGGCAGCTATTACCTGCGTCTCGACGTGAAGGACGAGCCCGGCGTTCTCGCCAGGGTGGCGACCGTCACGGCGCGTTCGCGCGTCAGCATTGCGAGCGTCTCGCAACATCCCGGCGAGCGGCCCGACGCTGCCTCGCTCATCCTCACCACCCACGAGAGCAACGAAAAAGCCATCCGCGAGACCCTCGCCCGCCTCGCCAGGCTGGACTGCGTCCTCTCCCGGCCACTCCTGTTGCGCATCCACGAATAA
- a CDS encoding aspartate kinase (catalyzes the formation of 4-phospho-L-aspartate from L-aspartate and ATP, in Bacillus, lysine sensitive; regulated by response to starvation.): MSRIVQKYGGTSVGDVERIKNVAARIKTYRDEGHQVVVVVSARSGVTNELIARAKSITTEPDDREMDQLLAVGEQETIALTAMALHAIGVPAVSYTGAQAGILTDKVHTKAKIKNIKADAISADLDAGKVVIVAGFQGINEEGRTTTLGRGGSDLSAISLAGALHADKCEIYTDVDGVYTADPRIVKDARKLNEISYDEMLELASAGSKVMQSRSVEFAAKYNVVFEVRSSFNNNPGTIVKQEVAYMEKVVVRGVAVDKDQAKIIVSNILDKPGSAAKVFRALSDANVNVDMIVQNVGRNGIANLTFTVAGTETQRAQKALVPVLDEIGGGHVAVHENIAKLSVVGVGMKTHSGVAATLFQSLADANINIEMISTSEIKITVAISKDQADEAARVAHKAFGLENA; the protein is encoded by the coding sequence ATGTCCCGAATAGTCCAAAAATACGGCGGCACCTCGGTCGGTGACGTCGAACGCATCAAAAACGTCGCGGCCCGGATCAAGACCTACCGCGACGAAGGCCACCAGGTGGTCGTGGTCGTCTCCGCCCGCTCCGGCGTGACGAATGAACTCATCGCCCGGGCCAAATCCATCACCACCGAGCCCGACGACCGGGAGATGGACCAGCTCCTCGCCGTCGGCGAACAGGAAACCATCGCCCTCACCGCGATGGCCCTCCATGCGATCGGCGTGCCCGCCGTGTCCTACACCGGCGCCCAGGCCGGCATCCTCACGGACAAGGTTCACACCAAGGCCAAAATCAAAAACATCAAGGCCGACGCCATCTCCGCCGACCTCGACGCCGGCAAGGTCGTCATCGTGGCCGGCTTCCAGGGCATCAACGAGGAGGGCCGTACCACCACGCTCGGCCGCGGCGGGTCCGACCTCAGCGCCATCTCGCTCGCCGGCGCGCTGCACGCCGACAAATGCGAAATCTACACCGATGTGGACGGCGTTTATACGGCCGACCCCCGCATCGTGAAGGACGCCCGCAAGCTCAACGAGATCTCCTACGACGAAATGCTCGAACTCGCCTCGGCTGGTTCGAAAGTCATGCAGTCGCGCTCTGTGGAATTTGCCGCCAAGTACAACGTCGTATTCGAAGTCCGCTCCTCTTTTAACAACAACCCGGGAACCATCGTGAAACAAGAAGTCGCCTACATGGAAAAAGTCGTCGTCCGCGGAGTCGCCGTGGACAAGGACCAGGCCAAGATCATCGTCAGCAACATCCTCGACAAGCCGGGTTCGGCGGCGAAGGTGTTCCGCGCGCTCTCCGACGCGAATGTCAATGTCGACATGATCGTGCAAAACGTCGGCCGCAACGGCATCGCCAACCTCACCTTCACGGTGGCGGGCACCGAGACGCAGCGCGCGCAAAAGGCGCTCGTCCCCGTGCTCGACGAGATCGGCGGCGGCCATGTGGCCGTGCACGAAAACATCGCCAAGCTTTCGGTGGTCGGCGTCGGCATGAAGACGCACAGCGGCGTGGCCGCCACGCTCTTCCAGAGCCTCGCCGATGCGAACATCAACATCGAGATGATCAGCACCTCCGAGATCAAGATCACGGTCGCGATCAGCAAGGACCAGGCCGACGAGGCCGCCCGCGTCGCCCACAAGGCCTTCGGCCTGGAAAACGCCTGA